One genomic window of Halorhabdus sp. CBA1104 includes the following:
- a CDS encoding S16 family serine protease codes for METLEDSQDVLGVFAGVNRSGIEPTRESVSLYAYSTRSGDGIAIPATVVSIPVDGLYTDISDVAQTSDVQRSMARAWTVASESDTPPAHQGAVLQLQPPSEWGTVGGGSAALSLALGFAGTNSCTRINESVAATGGLTTDGTIVDVQYVREKAQTASDRGIQVFLVPQIRVLM; via the coding sequence TTGGAGACGCTCGAAGACTCTCAGGACGTACTCGGTGTGTTTGCCGGTGTCAACCGAAGTGGCATCGAGCCCACGAGAGAATCGGTGTCACTCTATGCCTACAGCACACGTTCCGGAGACGGGATTGCGATTCCTGCGACTGTCGTTTCGATCCCAGTCGATGGGCTCTATACAGATATCAGTGACGTGGCCCAGACATCAGACGTCCAGCGTTCGATGGCCAGGGCGTGGACTGTCGCAAGTGAGAGTGACACGCCGCCAGCCCACCAGGGTGCGGTGCTCCAATTGCAACCCCCGTCCGAATGGGGGACCGTCGGCGGCGGGAGTGCAGCACTGTCGCTCGCGCTCGGGTTTGCTGGGACCAACTCCTGTACCCGGATAAACGAGAGTGTCGCTGCGACGGGCGGCCTCACCACAGACGGGACCATCGTGGACGTACAGTACGTGCGTGAGAAAGCCCAAACCGCAAGTGATCGGGGGATACAGGTATTTCTCGTCCCCCAAATCAGGGTATTGATGTAA
- a CDS encoding VirB4 family type IV secretion system protein, with protein MIDSATPIEFTSSGIDDSTTLVPLLIQDFLDTFGVVPTVGILLGGGIVFIGAIVLMAPTDGLLETDLSMGSAETSKDDIDTEVLTEAARRLEQSSEDISEETLSEHIEAVQQDKHSEDSTDVGIIGDENKRSESARVNVAPDRITETQSYVKRLGDSGEERYARILIISSFPNRVALGWLDQAFTSGLSVNGAELRVSYQIWPRDSEQMKRKLDVKATRLTSQIRRKKSDGKLNTIEEEKQLSHVDRLREGLTEGSTKLFDFGVYFEVISDSEETLDEATKELKQILSQSNARVTTLYDRQLEAQNAVAPLGTDSVKNTQIMDLEALGTTYPFTDKSVVESSGVLMGFQMSTNAPIIVDRFAQSGHNMLISGKIGSGKSYLAKLVMWRRLMMDPETEVLIIDPVGGFGDLVEAVGGQRVTIDNQTTINPLEIKQVESIDDIEGDPYDDKIRSVMGLFESHFRGKRELGKEEEGVLRRAIRYAYLERGITKDIGTHHQPSPQIGDVIDVLRKMSNGDPPGEFLDVPESVRSEITTINTETSVEEREQAERIADYAHSVLLGLEDFKQGGQRSNLNGETNVRLEDRIVQFDLSSVADGSNEGLIMHIVLDWLFQRAKANTENMVVMIDEAHYMLGHEQALDMLNLFARHSRHYGSGLTLISQTVDEFMANSKAKEIYDQCDIRALMRHQDIGDTAIEALDLTPRERDFVLQAQAGNSAEYSESLLYVTDKGKMRMRVISNEFEHHVIDSNMNVWALLYDNEMIDWTDIPDDERQSVHQILESDSPGTVS; from the coding sequence ATGATAGATAGTGCGACGCCGATCGAGTTTACGAGCAGTGGTATTGATGATAGTACCACGTTGGTACCGTTATTGATTCAGGACTTTTTAGACACGTTCGGGGTAGTTCCAACCGTTGGAATCCTCCTTGGTGGCGGTATTGTTTTCATCGGTGCAATTGTTCTAATGGCGCCAACTGACGGCCTTCTCGAAACCGATCTCAGTATGGGATCTGCAGAGACTTCGAAAGACGATATCGATACAGAGGTTCTCACAGAGGCAGCACGCCGACTCGAACAATCGAGTGAAGATATATCAGAAGAAACGCTTTCAGAGCATATTGAAGCAGTTCAACAAGATAAACACTCTGAAGACTCGACTGATGTCGGTATCATTGGCGATGAGAACAAACGGAGTGAATCAGCCAGAGTCAATGTCGCCCCCGATCGTATCACAGAAACCCAAAGCTATGTCAAACGGTTAGGGGATTCTGGTGAGGAACGATACGCTAGGATACTTATAATTTCGAGTTTTCCGAACCGAGTGGCCCTTGGATGGCTCGACCAGGCATTCACGAGTGGGTTATCGGTAAATGGAGCAGAATTGCGCGTTTCGTACCAGATCTGGCCACGTGATTCCGAGCAAATGAAACGAAAACTCGATGTGAAAGCAACCCGACTCACTTCTCAAATCCGTCGGAAAAAAAGTGATGGGAAACTCAACACGATTGAAGAAGAAAAGCAACTCTCTCACGTTGACCGTCTACGGGAGGGATTGACTGAGGGTTCGACGAAATTGTTCGACTTCGGCGTCTACTTTGAAGTTATTTCCGACTCCGAAGAGACGCTAGACGAAGCAACGAAGGAACTCAAACAAATCCTCTCCCAATCGAACGCTCGTGTGACGACCTTGTACGATAGACAGCTCGAAGCGCAGAATGCCGTTGCTCCTCTCGGAACAGATAGCGTCAAGAATACCCAAATTATGGACCTTGAGGCTCTCGGCACAACCTACCCATTTACTGATAAGTCTGTCGTGGAGTCAAGCGGTGTCCTCATGGGCTTTCAGATGTCAACCAACGCTCCAATAATCGTGGATCGGTTTGCTCAGTCGGGCCACAACATGTTGATATCAGGGAAGATCGGCTCTGGGAAGTCCTATCTAGCCAAACTCGTCATGTGGCGTCGATTGATGATGGATCCCGAGACAGAAGTTCTCATTATCGATCCTGTGGGTGGATTCGGTGATCTGGTGGAAGCGGTAGGTGGGCAGAGAGTAACGATCGACAACCAGACCACGATCAATCCACTCGAAATCAAGCAGGTAGAAAGCATCGACGATATCGAAGGTGATCCGTACGACGACAAGATCCGGAGTGTGATGGGGTTGTTCGAATCGCACTTCAGAGGCAAACGCGAGTTAGGCAAAGAAGAAGAAGGTGTCCTCAGACGGGCGATCCGGTATGCGTACCTCGAACGGGGGATTACGAAGGATATCGGCACCCATCACCAACCCAGTCCTCAAATTGGGGATGTGATAGATGTCTTACGCAAGATGTCCAACGGCGATCCACCAGGAGAGTTCCTCGACGTTCCAGAATCAGTTCGTTCAGAAATAACGACAATAAACACAGAAACATCTGTCGAAGAACGCGAGCAAGCCGAACGAATTGCCGATTACGCTCATAGTGTCTTGCTGGGACTGGAAGACTTCAAACAGGGCGGGCAGCGATCGAATCTCAATGGAGAAACGAACGTCCGCCTCGAAGATCGCATCGTACAGTTCGATCTCTCGAGCGTCGCCGATGGCAGTAACGAAGGGCTCATTATGCATATCGTGCTCGACTGGCTATTCCAGCGAGCGAAGGCGAACACCGAGAACATGGTGGTCATGATCGACGAGGCACACTATATGCTGGGTCACGAACAGGCACTGGACATGCTCAACCTGTTTGCACGGCACAGCCGCCACTATGGAAGCGGTCTCACTCTCATCAGTCAGACCGTCGATGAATTTATGGCCAATTCGAAGGCGAAGGAAATCTACGACCAGTGTGACATTCGTGCGCTGATGCGACACCAGGATATCGGCGACACAGCGATCGAAGCACTCGATCTCACTCCCCGAGAACGGGATTTCGTATTACAAGCCCAGGCGGGTAACTCAGCGGAGTACTCTGAATCGCTACTGTATGTCACTGACAAAGGGAAGATGCGCATGCGAGTCATTTCGAACGAATTCGAACATCACGTCATTGACAGCAATATGAACGTCTGGGCATTACTCTACGATAATGAGATGATCGACTGGACAGATATTCCAGACGACGAGCGACAATCTGTCCACCAAATTCTTGAATCGGACTCGCCCGGCACGGTTAGCTAA
- a CDS encoding DUF47 domain-containing protein: MPPGYDFGDELESQTDTYLDHLNECVGLLPELLEQYENDEDHAETVDRIGELESEGDRMIRSITSSITNADPEDMGLLNSRINQNQSELIEFYKEVDSLANVTELIADELSMMQPPTDTDCYSGLREMAEHVADMTETLEDVVERFVHGLGTTSGSDTLYDEIEAIRDMESRCDGIKNDVIETAFRDEETAKALMYRELAIRFDDLANTMEDVTDRIIVIASDEPSLVTEIDPAEE; encoded by the coding sequence ATGCCACCAGGATACGACTTCGGCGACGAGCTCGAATCACAGACAGACACGTATCTCGATCACCTCAACGAGTGTGTCGGACTCCTGCCGGAGCTGCTCGAACAGTACGAGAACGACGAGGACCACGCGGAGACCGTCGACCGCATCGGCGAACTCGAGAGCGAGGGCGATCGGATGATTCGCTCGATTACGAGTTCGATCACCAACGCGGACCCGGAAGATATGGGGCTGTTGAACTCCCGAATCAACCAGAACCAGTCGGAACTCATCGAGTTCTACAAGGAAGTCGACTCGCTGGCGAACGTCACCGAATTGATCGCCGACGAGCTCTCGATGATGCAACCACCGACCGACACCGACTGCTATAGCGGGCTTCGAGAGATGGCCGAACACGTCGCTGATATGACCGAGACCCTAGAAGATGTCGTCGAGCGATTCGTTCACGGCCTCGGGACGACCAGTGGGTCAGACACGCTCTACGACGAGATCGAAGCCATCAGGGACATGGAGAGTCGGTGTGACGGGATCAAAAACGACGTCATCGAGACCGCATTCCGTGACGAAGAGACCGCCAAAGCGCTGATGTACCGGGAACTGGCGATCCGTTTCGACGACCTCGCCAACACGATGGAAGACGTCACCGACCGGATCATCGTCATCGCCAGTGACGAACCGAGCCTCGTCACCGAGATCGACCCTGCTGAAGAGTAA
- a CDS encoding BtpA/SgcQ family protein codes for MSLDFGGDRAVVGMVHLPPLPGAPAFDGDRDAIRETMVRDARRLAAGGVDAVMVENFGDAPFYAEDVPKHVVASMTALVTDLRREIDLPVGVNVLRNDAEAAVSIAAAAGASFVRVNVHSGARLTDQGVVTGRAAETVRLRERLDTDVSILADVDVKHSAPLADRPLEEEIAELLERGHADGVVASGSGTGAETDRDHLRRVVDARDELGVDSPVFVGSGVTASTAAETLALADGAIVGTALKQDGETTGPVDEERVQQLVEAAKADGDR; via the coding sequence ATGAGTCTCGATTTCGGCGGCGATCGAGCGGTCGTCGGGATGGTACACCTACCACCGTTGCCCGGTGCGCCGGCGTTTGACGGCGACAGGGACGCGATCCGAGAGACGATGGTGCGAGATGCCCGGCGCTTGGCCGCCGGCGGCGTCGACGCCGTGATGGTCGAGAACTTCGGTGATGCACCCTTCTATGCCGAAGACGTGCCAAAACACGTCGTCGCATCGATGACAGCTCTCGTCACCGACCTCCGTCGAGAGATCGACCTGCCCGTGGGCGTCAACGTGCTCAGAAACGACGCCGAAGCGGCGGTGTCGATCGCGGCAGCGGCCGGGGCGTCGTTCGTCCGCGTCAACGTCCACTCGGGTGCGCGCCTCACCGACCAGGGCGTCGTCACCGGGCGGGCAGCCGAAACAGTCCGGCTCCGTGAGCGCCTGGACACCGATGTCTCGATACTCGCGGACGTGGACGTCAAACACTCTGCGCCACTGGCCGACCGGCCACTCGAGGAAGAAATCGCCGAGCTGCTAGAACGAGGCCACGCTGACGGCGTCGTCGCGAGCGGGTCGGGAACCGGGGCCGAGACGGACCGCGACCATCTCCGTCGCGTCGTCGATGCACGCGACGAGCTCGGGGTTGATTCGCCGGTGTTCGTCGGGAGCGGCGTCACAGCGTCGACGGCGGCTGAGACGCTCGCTCTCGCCGACGGCGCGATCGTCGGCACCGCACTCAAGCAAGACGGAGAAACGACTGGGCCCGTCGACGAAGAACGGGTACAGCAGCTGGTCGAAGCGGCAAAAGCCGACGGCGACCGCTGA
- a CDS encoding carbohydrate kinase family protein: MASILTVGSAVLDRVYTLTNLPERDGGAFATDSLERAGGVAANVGCALATLDHDVGVISRVGDDDAAETIVGSLHDHDVDTSGVRQGDGTSSYTLVLRGPDGDRMIVAGGNSVPQLRLRATDRERLRGADCVFTSAYAPDTVVTDLLDLRESGVFDALAFDLAGPLEELEGRGTAPETIDRLTESADLFVVGEVAARSYLGTGPRDAAERLCARGADRVAVTVGAEGAYLAADELYRVDAVEADVVDTTGAGDAFTATLIDTWVLGDYPAAAAGRLAAAAAAQNCTASGPRGGLPTREDLPEP; encoded by the coding sequence GTGGCCTCGATACTGACGGTCGGGAGCGCGGTGCTCGATCGCGTCTACACCCTCACAAACCTCCCCGAACGGGACGGTGGGGCCTTTGCCACCGACTCTCTCGAGCGGGCCGGTGGCGTCGCCGCGAACGTCGGCTGTGCCCTCGCGACGCTCGATCACGATGTCGGGGTCATCTCGCGGGTCGGCGACGACGACGCGGCCGAGACCATCGTTGGCTCCCTGCACGATCACGATGTCGACACCTCTGGGGTCCGGCAGGGCGATGGCACGTCCTCGTACACGCTCGTCCTCCGGGGGCCTGACGGCGACCGTATGATCGTCGCCGGGGGGAATAGCGTGCCACAGTTGCGACTTCGGGCGACCGATCGCGAACGGCTACGTGGGGCCGACTGCGTGTTCACGAGTGCTTACGCCCCCGATACCGTCGTGACTGACCTTCTGGACCTCCGTGAATCGGGAGTATTCGACGCTCTCGCGTTCGATCTCGCTGGCCCGCTCGAAGAGCTCGAAGGTCGTGGGACAGCACCCGAGACGATCGATCGTCTCACCGAGAGCGCCGACCTGTTCGTGGTCGGGGAAGTGGCTGCCCGGTCGTATCTCGGAACGGGTCCACGGGACGCCGCCGAGCGACTGTGCGCACGCGGGGCCGACCGGGTTGCAGTTACCGTCGGCGCAGAGGGAGCGTACCTCGCCGCGGACGAACTGTACCGTGTCGATGCTGTCGAGGCCGACGTCGTCGACACGACCGGCGCTGGTGACGCGTTCACTGCGACACTGATCGATACGTGGGTGTTGGGTGACTATCCGGCCGCGGCCGCAGGCCGCCTCGCGGCGGCCGCGGCGGCCCAAAACTGCACCGCCTCGGGTCCCCGTGGTGGGCTCCCCACGCGCGAGGACCTCCCCGAACCCTAA
- a CDS encoding DNA polymerase II large subunit, whose product MREADERYFQTLEDELEAAMAVAREARQRGDDPTTDVEIPVAKDMADRVENILGIDGVAERVRDLEGEMSREEAALALVEDFVEGSVGDYDTKAGKIEGAVRTAVALLTEGVVAAPIEGIDRVEILQNDDGTEFVNVYYAGPIRSAGGTAQALSVLVADYARTLLDIDEYRAREDEIGRYVEEIDLYDENTGLQYSPKEKETRHIAEHMPIMLDGEATGDEEVSGYRDLERVDSNSSRGGMCLVLAEGIALKAPKIQRYTRQLEELEWPWLQALIDGTIGDDESDDAPADSDEESDTPDETKGVEDGEKSDGPPRAEPAKKYLRDLIAGRPVFSHPSEQGGFRLRYGRARNHGNATAGVHPATMHLVDDFLATGTQIKTERPGKAAGIVPVDTIEGPTVRLANGDVRRIDDPAEALEVRNGVEKVLDLGEYLVNYGEFVENNHPLAPASYTVEWWRQEFAETEADVQAMADSVNIDLADPAPEQALEWARTYDSPLHPKYTHLYHDVSVEAIDALAVAIAEGEVGTGDGAAMAGRQPADATTGDLKLDRTDVVQHTLESLLVEHTQTDDSILVPTWRPLVETLGFDDDLSRSWTLGDLSARAREYADGENAVRAINEIAPFEVRERAPTRIGNRMGRPEKSEERELSPAVHTLFPIGEAGGNQRDVAKAAGHADEMSDVPGEVELEVGRRRCVECGTDTYRPRCPDCGGVTESVYVCPDCDREVEPDESGRAECPGCETLASPTRQTVIDVGQEYQQAMAAVGEREVAFDVLKGVKGLSSKEKTPEPMEKGVLRAKHDVSAFKDGTVRYDMTDLPVTSVRPEELDVTAEQFRELGYEEDIRGDPLVHDDQLVELNVQDIVLSDGAAEHMLKTAAFIDDLLTSYYGLDPYYELEDRDDLVGELVFGMAPHTSAATVGRVVGFTSAAVGYAHPYFHAAKRRNCFHPETKVWFEDESGESRYQSIEQLVESRLDDPRMDDFGTLVEELPGTVHVPSIDSDGTPVRKPIEAVSKHPAPDHLLKIETKSGRTITVSADHSMRRWEDGSEEVSASDLTSGDRLPMPKSVDIEGTRQTYDLLSEFMALDRLSNEELVVRGLGSERIKSLFDEATESDQYLKPVAECLGVSDSTVYNWVNRDSVPISVLTTLFDDVPSRVPSDVQLAVKQDSATISRHLNLDEPFAKLLGYYVAEGFTRSTADCYQTTICIPDESARELVRQVIDESLSIEAYEENEWKMTVSSRLVAVLFDEVLGLGSTADGKQIPESILTAPDSVLRAFLSSYFSGDGSASSDRIEVRAHTVSDRLKDDLVAALKRFEIVPKIYRETRIPQIGEVADFYETEQEFETWVVKVTSENAARFAERIGFHLPRKSEALDVALESTELRTQRLCGDGGDVWLDEVSDIQVVEGDVDHLYSVTVSDTHTLVANDLYTGQCDGDEDCVMLLMDGLINFSRKFLPDQRGGRMDAPLVMSSRIDPAEIDDEAHNIDIVAEYPLELYEATREMAHPEDVDVTIAEDTLGTDDEYTGFNHTHDTSDIALGPDLSAYKTLGSMEEKMDAQLELSRKIRAVDESDVAERIIEYHFLPDLIGNLRAFSRQDVRCLGCGEKFRRVPLTGECPQCGGDVNLTVHEGSVNKYIDTAMRVAEEFGAREYTKQRLEILDRSIKRVFEDDTSKQTGIADFM is encoded by the coding sequence ATGCGCGAGGCTGACGAACGCTACTTTCAAACCCTGGAAGACGAACTCGAGGCGGCCATGGCCGTCGCCCGCGAGGCCAGACAGCGTGGCGACGATCCGACGACAGACGTCGAGATCCCGGTCGCCAAGGACATGGCCGACCGAGTTGAGAATATCCTCGGAATCGACGGTGTTGCCGAGCGCGTCCGTGACCTGGAAGGCGAGATGTCCCGTGAGGAGGCCGCTCTCGCACTGGTCGAGGATTTCGTCGAAGGCTCGGTCGGTGACTACGACACGAAGGCCGGCAAGATCGAAGGCGCGGTCCGGACGGCCGTCGCCTTGCTCACTGAGGGGGTCGTCGCTGCCCCGATCGAGGGCATCGATCGCGTCGAAATCCTGCAAAACGACGACGGCACGGAGTTCGTCAACGTCTATTACGCCGGCCCGATTCGCTCGGCCGGCGGGACCGCTCAGGCCCTCTCGGTGCTGGTTGCCGACTACGCCCGGACGCTACTCGATATCGACGAGTATCGCGCTCGTGAGGACGAAATCGGCCGCTACGTCGAGGAAATCGACCTCTACGACGAAAACACGGGCTTGCAGTACTCGCCAAAGGAAAAGGAGACCCGTCACATCGCCGAGCACATGCCGATCATGCTCGACGGCGAGGCCACGGGTGACGAGGAGGTTTCGGGGTATCGCGACCTCGAACGCGTCGACTCGAACAGTTCTCGGGGCGGGATGTGTCTCGTCCTCGCGGAAGGGATCGCCCTGAAAGCACCCAAGATTCAGCGTTACACGCGCCAACTCGAAGAACTCGAATGGCCCTGGCTGCAGGCTCTCATCGACGGCACGATCGGCGACGACGAGTCGGACGATGCCCCAGCGGATAGCGACGAAGAGAGCGATACTCCAGACGAAACAAAGGGGGTAGAAGACGGCGAAAAAAGTGACGGTCCACCGCGTGCAGAACCGGCTAAAAAATACCTTAGAGATCTTATAGCCGGGAGACCAGTCTTCTCTCATCCGAGCGAACAAGGCGGGTTTCGACTGCGGTATGGACGCGCGCGCAATCATGGCAATGCGACCGCTGGAGTCCATCCGGCGACCATGCACCTGGTCGATGACTTTCTCGCGACGGGGACCCAGATCAAGACCGAGCGACCGGGCAAGGCCGCCGGGATCGTTCCCGTCGACACGATCGAAGGGCCGACAGTCCGGTTGGCAAACGGTGACGTCCGACGCATCGACGACCCGGCAGAAGCACTCGAAGTTCGCAACGGCGTCGAGAAAGTTCTCGATCTGGGAGAGTATCTGGTCAATTACGGCGAGTTCGTCGAGAACAATCACCCACTCGCACCGGCATCCTACACCGTCGAGTGGTGGCGCCAGGAGTTCGCCGAAACCGAAGCGGACGTCCAGGCGATGGCCGATTCCGTCAACATCGATCTCGCCGATCCCGCTCCCGAACAGGCCTTGGAGTGGGCGCGAACGTACGATTCGCCGTTGCACCCGAAATACACCCACCTCTATCACGACGTCAGTGTCGAGGCGATCGACGCCCTGGCTGTGGCCATCGCCGAAGGCGAGGTCGGTACCGGTGACGGTGCCGCGATGGCAGGGCGACAGCCGGCCGATGCGACGACCGGCGATCTCAAACTCGATCGGACCGATGTCGTCCAACATACGCTCGAATCACTCCTGGTCGAACACACCCAGACAGACGATTCGATACTCGTTCCGACCTGGCGACCACTCGTCGAGACACTTGGCTTCGACGACGACCTGTCGAGATCCTGGACGCTCGGAGACCTCTCTGCGCGCGCCCGTGAGTACGCTGACGGCGAGAATGCTGTTCGAGCGATCAACGAGATCGCGCCCTTCGAAGTACGCGAGCGTGCACCGACCCGGATCGGCAACCGGATGGGTCGACCGGAGAAATCAGAGGAACGGGAACTGTCCCCGGCCGTCCACACGCTGTTCCCCATCGGCGAGGCCGGCGGCAACCAGCGCGACGTCGCCAAGGCCGCTGGCCACGCCGACGAGATGAGCGATGTCCCGGGCGAAGTCGAACTCGAAGTCGGCCGACGCCGCTGTGTCGAGTGTGGCACGGACACGTACCGACCGCGCTGTCCCGACTGTGGTGGCGTCACCGAGTCGGTATACGTCTGCCCGGACTGCGATCGGGAGGTCGAACCCGACGAATCCGGCCGCGCGGAGTGTCCCGGTTGTGAGACGCTGGCTTCGCCGACCCGCCAAACTGTCATCGACGTCGGCCAGGAGTACCAGCAAGCCATGGCTGCCGTCGGCGAACGCGAGGTTGCCTTCGACGTGCTCAAGGGCGTCAAAGGGCTGTCATCGAAAGAGAAGACGCCCGAACCGATGGAGAAAGGCGTTTTGCGCGCCAAACACGACGTTAGCGCGTTCAAAGACGGGACGGTCCGCTATGACATGACGGATCTGCCTGTCACGTCGGTTCGACCCGAAGAACTGGACGTCACCGCCGAGCAGTTCCGCGAGTTGGGCTACGAGGAAGACATTCGTGGTGACCCCCTCGTCCACGACGACCAGCTAGTCGAACTCAACGTTCAGGATATCGTCCTCTCGGACGGGGCGGCCGAGCACATGCTCAAGACCGCGGCCTTCATCGACGATTTGCTCACCTCCTACTACGGGCTCGACCCCTACTACGAACTCGAGGACCGCGACGACCTCGTGGGCGAACTCGTCTTCGGAATGGCGCCCCACACCAGCGCGGCGACTGTCGGCCGCGTCGTCGGCTTCACCTCGGCCGCCGTGGGTTATGCCCATCCGTACTTCCACGCCGCGAAACGCCGGAATTGCTTCCATCCGGAGACCAAGGTGTGGTTTGAAGACGAGTCCGGTGAGTCGCGATACCAATCCATCGAACAACTGGTAGAGAGTCGGCTTGACGATCCCAGAATGGACGACTTTGGAACGTTGGTCGAAGAGTTACCAGGGACCGTTCATGTCCCGTCCATAGACAGCGACGGAACACCGGTCCGAAAACCGATCGAAGCTGTTTCGAAGCATCCCGCTCCGGATCATCTCCTCAAAATCGAAACGAAGAGTGGACGGACAATCACCGTCTCAGCAGATCACTCGATGCGTCGATGGGAAGACGGCTCGGAGGAAGTCTCAGCGAGTGACCTAACGTCTGGTGACCGATTGCCCATGCCTAAATCGGTCGACATTGAGGGTACTCGCCAGACGTACGACTTGCTCTCGGAATTCATGGCTTTGGATCGTCTCTCCAACGAAGAGTTAGTGGTTCGTGGCTTGGGGAGCGAACGTATCAAATCACTTTTCGACGAAGCGACAGAATCAGATCAGTATCTCAAACCAGTCGCAGAGTGCTTGGGAGTAAGCGATTCAACGGTTTACAATTGGGTTAACCGAGACAGCGTTCCGATTTCGGTTTTGACGACACTGTTTGATGATGTGCCTAGCCGAGTTCCTTCTGATGTTCAGCTAGCTGTCAAACAAGATTCGGCTACGATCTCACGACACCTCAACCTCGATGAACCGTTCGCCAAGCTCTTAGGATACTACGTTGCCGAAGGCTTCACACGCTCTACCGCTGATTGTTATCAGACGACGATTTGTATCCCTGATGAGTCTGCTCGTGAGTTGGTCAGACAGGTTATCGATGAGTCGCTATCGATTGAAGCCTACGAAGAGAACGAGTGGAAAATGACGGTATCGAGCCGTCTCGTCGCTGTTCTGTTTGATGAGGTACTTGGTCTCGGAAGCACCGCTGATGGTAAGCAGATCCCCGAATCCATTTTGACCGCTCCGGATAGCGTTCTTCGTGCGTTCCTCTCGTCGTATTTCAGTGGTGATGGTAGTGCGTCCAGTGATCGAATCGAAGTTCGGGCGCACACGGTAAGTGATCGACTCAAAGATGACCTGGTCGCGGCACTGAAGCGATTCGAAATCGTCCCCAAAATCTATCGTGAAACGCGGATCCCGCAAATCGGAGAGGTCGCTGATTTCTATGAAACAGAGCAGGAATTCGAGACGTGGGTCGTGAAAGTCACTTCCGAGAACGCGGCGCGGTTTGCCGAACGGATCGGATTCCACTTACCTCGAAAGTCAGAAGCGCTTGACGTAGCCTTAGAATCAACTGAACTCAGGACACAGCGACTTTGCGGTGACGGTGGCGACGTTTGGCTTGACGAAGTATCTGATATCCAAGTCGTTGAGGGTGACGTTGATCACCTGTATTCGGTGACGGTCTCGGACACGCACACGCTCGTGGCAAATGATTTGTATACTGGCCAATGCGACGGTGACGAAGACTGCGTCATGCTGTTGATGGACGGGTTGATCAACTTCAGCCGGAAATTCCTACCCGACCAGCGGGGTGGCAGGATGGACGCGCCCTTGGTGATGTCTTCCCGCATCGATCCCGCAGAGATCGACGACGAGGCCCACAACATCGACATCGTCGCAGAGTATCCACTGGAACTGTACGAGGCCACCCGGGAGATGGCCCATCCGGAAGACGTCGACGTCACGATCGCCGAAGACACGCTGGGGACCGACGACGAGTACACTGGATTCAACCACACCCACGACACCAGCGATATCGCGCTGGGTCCGGATCTCTCGGCGTACAAGACGCTGGGATCGATGGAGGAAAAGATGGACGCCCAGCTCGAACTCTCCCGGAAAATCCGGGCGGTCGACGAGAGTGACGTCGCCGAGCGGATTATCGAATATCACTTTCTGCCGGACCTGATCGGCAACCTTCGGGCCTTCTCACGCCAGGACGTCCGCTGTCTGGGATGTGGCGAGAAGTTCCGCCGCGTCCCGCTCACGGGCGAGTGCCCGCAGTGTGGTGGCGACGTCAACCTAACCGTCCACGAGGGGTCTGTCAACAAGTACATCGACACTGCGATGCGGGTCGCCGAGGAGTTCGGTGCCAGAGAGTACACGAAACAACGCCTTGAGATCCTCGATCGGTCTATCAAGCGCGTCTTCGAGGACGATACGAGCAAGCAGACGGGGATCGCGGACTTCATGTGA
- a CDS encoding PPC domain-containing DNA-binding protein yields the protein MHYREVAGSREFVARLAHGEDWRAQIEEFAAEEGIEAAFFFGLGAVEDATIWYYDQERQEYDEAVFAEPLEVATCVGNLSNLDGEPFAHTHAVLSRRDGTTLAGHLDAATTFAGELYVRTFEEPLVRTHDEPTDLDLWEL from the coding sequence ATGCACTATCGGGAAGTCGCGGGTTCGCGCGAGTTCGTCGCCCGGCTGGCCCACGGCGAGGACTGGCGCGCCCAGATCGAGGAGTTTGCCGCCGAGGAAGGGATCGAGGCCGCGTTTTTCTTCGGCCTCGGTGCTGTCGAAGATGCGACAATCTGGTATTACGATCAGGAACGCCAGGAGTACGACGAGGCTGTCTTCGCGGAGCCACTGGAAGTCGCCACCTGTGTTGGCAACCTCTCGAATCTGGACGGTGAGCCGTTCGCCCACACCCACGCCGTGCTCTCGCGGCGCGACGGGACGACCCTGGCCGGCCACCTCGACGCAGCGACGACCTTCGCCGGTGAACTCTACGTCAGGACGTTCGAGGAACCGCTCGTCAGGACACACGACGAACCGACCGATCTGGACCTCTGGGAGCTGTAG